The proteins below come from a single Anolis sagrei isolate rAnoSag1 chromosome 8, rAnoSag1.mat, whole genome shotgun sequence genomic window:
- the APRT gene encoding adenine phosphoribosyltransferase — translation MGTEQQREEKRRLVRDRIRDFPDFPSPGILFRDITPLLKDPLAFKAAIDLLEDYIKASHPKFDYIAGLDSRGFLFGPSLAQRFGVGFLLIRKKGKLPGPTESVSYTLEYGKAELEVQSDAIQPGQKVILIDDLLATGGTMRAACELLTKLKADILDCLVVIELTFLKGAEVLKPFPLHALLKYD, via the exons ATGGGGACGGAGCAGCAGCGGGAAGAGAAGCGGCGCCTGGTTCGGGACCGGATTCGGGATTTCCCGGACTTCCCTTCGCCGGGGATCCTTTTCCG TGATATAACACCTCTCTTGAAAGACCCTCTCGCCTTCAAAGCTGCCATTGATTTGCTAGAAGATTATATCAAGGCTTCCCACCCAAAATTTGATTATATTGCAG GTCTCGATTCCAGGGGTTTCCTTTTCGGACCTTCTTTGGCCCAGAGGTTTGGAGTCGGGTTTCTGCTGATCCGGAAAAAAGGAAAGCTTCCGGGTCCCACCGAGTCGGTTTCCTACACTCTGGAATACGGCAAG GCCGAGCTTGAAGTCCAGAGCGATGCCATCCAGCCAGGTCAGAAGGTCATCCTGATCGATGACCTACTGGCCACCGGAG GGACGATGCGGGCGGCTTGTGAGCTGCTGACCAAGCTGAAGGCCGACATCTTGGACTGCCTGGTGGTCATTGAGTTGACCTTCCTCAAAGGGGCCGAAGTCCTCAAGCCGTTTCCGCTCCATGCGCTCCTGAAATACGACTAA